In Microcella indica, the genomic window CGAGGGCCGCGACGGCGAACGCTCCCCACGGCAGGCCCGCGCGCTCCGCAGCGCCGGAACCGGGGGAGCCGGGTGCGCGGCGCGCGCCAGCACTGCGCGTGGCAGCACCGTGGGCGGTGCGGGTCGCGGGCGGCGACGAGGTCATGCGGGCGGCCTTCCTACTCTCCTCGAGGCTAGACGACGCCGCTGAAGAAGCGGCGAGCCGAGCATCCCGCCTCGCACCGCCCTGGTGATGTCGGTCTGCGGCCCACAAAAAAGACGGCCCCGCGCACGAAGCGCGGGGCCGTCCGTTTGTCAGTCTAGGTGAAGAACCCTACTTGGCAGCGGCCTTGAGCTTGCTGCCGGCGCTGACCTTCACGCCGTAGGACGCGGCGATCTGGATCGTCTCACCCGTCTGCGGGTTGCGGCCCTGGCGCGCCGAACGGTGGGTGCGCTCGAAAGCGATCCACCCGGGGATCGAGACCTTGGTGCCGCTGGCGACGGCGCCGGAGACGACCGAGAACAGGGCGTCGACGGCGCGGTTGACGTCAGCCTGGCTCAGGCCGGACTCAGCGGCCACTGCGGCGACGAGCTCGGAACGGTTCATGGTGTCCTCCTCGGACCTCAGTTGTGCTGGAGACGACTCTCCAGCAGTGTGTGCTGTCGAGCCGCCTTGACGCTACCAGCTTGACTTGGTGATTCCGGGCAACTCACCACGGTGAGCCATATCCCGGAAGCGGACGCGCGAGATGCCGTACTTGGTGAGGACACCGCGCGGGCGGCCGTCGATCGCGTCGCGCGAGCGGACGCGGACGGGGGAGGCGTTGCGGGGCAGCTTCTGCAGACCCTTGCGCGCTGCCTCGCGGGACTCGTCGGTGCCGTTGGGGTCGACGAGGGCCTTCTTCAGTTCGAGTCGCTTCGCGGCGTAGCGCTCCACGACGATCTTGCGCTGCTCGTTGCGCGCGATTTTGCTCTTCTTCGCCATGACTTAGCGCTCCTCGCGGAATTCGACGTGCTTGCGGATGACCGGGTCGTACTTCTTGAGCACGAGGCGGTCGGGGTCGTTGCGACGGTTCTTGCGGGTCACGTAGGTGTACCCGGTGCCGGCGGTCGACCGAAGCTTGATGATGGGACGGACGTCCTGCTGCTTGGCCACTAGATCTTCTCCCCGCGGGCGATGAGGTCCTTGACGACGGACTCGATGCCGCGCGCGTCGATCACCTTGATGCCCTTCG contains:
- a CDS encoding HU family DNA-binding protein; amino-acid sequence: MNRSELVAAVAAESGLSQADVNRAVDALFSVVSGAVASGTKVSIPGWIAFERTHRSARQGRNPQTGETIQIAASYGVKVSAGSKLKAAAK
- the rpsN gene encoding 30S ribosomal protein S14, with protein sequence MAKKSKIARNEQRKIVVERYAAKRLELKKALVDPNGTDESREAARKGLQKLPRNASPVRVRSRDAIDGRPRGVLTKYGISRVRFRDMAHRGELPGITKSSW
- the rpmG gene encoding 50S ribosomal protein L33, producing the protein MAKQQDVRPIIKLRSTAGTGYTYVTRKNRRNDPDRLVLKKYDPVIRKHVEFREER